The Candidatus Binatia bacterium genomic sequence CCGCAGCGGAGATTATTTTTTCGCCGTCTTGTATTTTTCGATCGCTGCTTTCAAGTCTTCGTATTCTTCGCACTTGCCGAACCACGGGCACGCCTTTTTCAGCGCTTGCAATTGTTTCTCGGCTTCGGCGGGCCGATTGGTTTCGAGATAAAGCTCGCCTATATATTCGTGGGCGCCGCGATGATTTCGATCGAGCTTCAGGGCCAGCCCATAGTGTTCCATGGCTTTGTCGAACTGGCCGACCTTGCGGTAGCTGTAACCGAGCAGATTGTGCACGTCGGCGTCGTCCGGGGTTTCCTGGGCGGCTTTGGTGAGATGCGCCACGCTGGATTTGAAGTCCTTGGCTTCGACCGCTTTGCGCCCGGCTTCGTAGCTCGGCGACTTGGGCCTTCTTTCGAC encodes the following:
- a CDS encoding tetratricopeptide repeat protein codes for the protein MKPSVTVLAVLLGLVFLGGLARANDNDSVERRPKSPSYEAGRKAVEAKDFKSSVAHLTKAAQETPDDADVHNLLGYSYRKVGQFDKAMEHYGLALKLDRNHRGAHEYIGELYLETNRPAEAEKQLQALKKACPWFGKCEEYEDLKAAIEKYKTAKK